One window from the genome of Paramisgurnus dabryanus chromosome 24, PD_genome_1.1, whole genome shotgun sequence encodes:
- the LOC141281582 gene encoding uncharacterized protein, translating to MNNTLRIKDINMSDSGEYRFRIKTNTNSYSGLPGVILTVTDTQVISSPVTVSERGKVILSCSTKCTLDNNITYSWYKNGHRVTDGVKLYNKLYLDSVNSEEIQEYSCAVGDTDGHQVPDSKMITKIPIVVLSVLLILAVIGILCYSFLRRRRKYISSQKCDDTKPAAQPQPDSSTLDNSTPLYAEANFTHQTHSEEQDLHYSSVNFKSNKTTPSIIYTSNENVCYATVKSK from the exons ATGAACAACACACTGAGAATCAAAGACATCAACATGAGTGACTCTGGTGAATATCGATTCAGGATCAAGACTAACACAAACTCTTACTCTGGTTTACCTGGAGTCATTCTCACTGTTACAG ATACACAGGTGATAAGCAGTCCAGTCACTGTGTCAGAGAGAGGGAAAGTGATATTGAGTTGTTCAACCAAATGCACTCTGGATAACAACATTACATACTCGTGGTACAAGAACGGGCATCGAGTAACAGATGGAGTCAAACTATATAACAAACTGTACCTGGACTCAGTTAACAGTGAGGAGATACAAGAGTATTCATGTGCTGTAGGAG aTACAGATGGACATCAAGTTCCAGATTCAAAGATGATCACAAAAATCCCCATAGTAGTACTGTCTGTGTTACTGATTCTTGCAGTCATAGGGATCCTGTGTTATAG TTTCCTGAGGAGGAGGAG AAAGTATATATCATCTCAAAAATGTGACGACACAAAACCGGCTGCACAG CCTCAACCCGACTCATCTACATTGGATAACTCCACACCCCTGTATGCAGAAGCTAACTTCACCCACCAGACTCACTCAGAGGAGCAGGACCTTCATTATTCAAGTGTTAACTTCAAGTCTAACAAAACCACTCCTTCTATTATATATACATCAAATGAAAATGTTTGTTATGCCACTGTGAAGTCAAAATAA